In Synechococcus sp. RS9909, one genomic interval encodes:
- a CDS encoding NAD(P)/FAD-dependent oxidoreductase, which yields MASTTDVIVIGSGIGGLCCAALCARAGLEVVVLEAHGHAGGAAHGFERQGYHFESGPSLWSGLGRWPSANPLAQILRALDQPLEVVSYRDWDVLLPEGHLRIGVGAEGFERVVADLRGPAVVEEWRRFAAVLKPIAAAADALPLLALPANGLEGLGPLLRRSGRLLPHLPALRHLSGAFGPLVDRHLQDPFLRHWVDLLCFLISGMPMADTNAAAMATLFGEWFDPEACLDFPRGGSAAVVAALVRGLEAHGGELRLGARVQQVVVEDDHAVGVVLANGEQWRAHHVVSNADAWNTASLLPEAAVPAWRRQRLQTPACGSFLHLHLGFDAAGLEDLPIHTVWVGDWQRGIAAECNAVVVSIPSVLDPTLAPPGQHVLHAYTPANEPWHLWADLDRGSEAYAQLRQQRCALFWQVLEQRIPDLRSRCHLVMEGTPLTHRHFLSVHQGSYGPALSAAKGLFPGVQTPLKRLLHCGASTFPGIGIPPVAASGAMAAHAITGRRAQRELLASLGL from the coding sequence ATGGCATCGACAACCGACGTGATCGTGATCGGCAGCGGCATCGGCGGCCTCTGCTGTGCAGCGCTTTGTGCCCGGGCGGGCCTTGAGGTGGTGGTGTTGGAGGCGCACGGCCATGCGGGCGGCGCCGCCCATGGTTTTGAACGCCAGGGCTATCACTTCGAGTCAGGTCCCTCGCTCTGGAGCGGTCTGGGCCGATGGCCGAGTGCCAATCCCCTGGCCCAGATCCTGCGGGCGTTGGACCAGCCCCTGGAGGTGGTGTCGTATCGCGACTGGGATGTGCTGCTGCCGGAGGGGCACCTGCGCATCGGTGTGGGGGCGGAGGGGTTTGAGCGGGTGGTGGCCGACCTGCGTGGGCCTGCGGTGGTGGAGGAATGGCGTCGTTTCGCTGCGGTGCTGAAGCCGATCGCTGCAGCTGCCGACGCCCTGCCCCTGTTGGCGCTTCCTGCCAATGGGCTCGAAGGCCTGGGGCCGTTGTTGCGGCGCAGTGGTCGCCTGTTGCCCCACCTGCCCGCCCTGCGCCATCTCAGTGGTGCCTTCGGCCCGCTGGTGGACCGCCATCTGCAGGATCCCTTCCTGCGCCATTGGGTGGATCTGCTCTGCTTCCTGATCAGCGGCATGCCGATGGCCGACACCAATGCCGCGGCAATGGCGACCCTGTTCGGCGAATGGTTTGATCCGGAAGCCTGCCTTGATTTCCCCCGTGGCGGCAGTGCGGCGGTGGTGGCGGCCCTGGTGCGGGGGCTGGAGGCCCATGGCGGAGAGCTGCGTCTGGGGGCGCGGGTGCAGCAGGTGGTGGTGGAGGATGATCACGCCGTTGGTGTGGTGCTGGCCAATGGCGAGCAGTGGCGTGCCCACCATGTGGTGAGCAATGCCGATGCCTGGAACACTGCCTCCCTGTTGCCCGAAGCAGCGGTGCCTGCCTGGCGGCGCCAGCGGCTGCAGACGCCGGCCTGCGGCTCCTTTCTTCATCTGCATCTCGGTTTTGATGCGGCGGGTCTGGAGGATCTGCCGATTCACACCGTCTGGGTGGGTGACTGGCAGCGTGGGATCGCGGCGGAGTGCAATGCCGTGGTGGTGTCGATCCCCTCCGTGCTCGATCCGACCCTGGCGCCTCCAGGCCAGCACGTGTTGCATGCCTACACACCGGCCAACGAACCCTGGCACCTCTGGGCTGATCTTGACCGTGGCTCTGAGGCCTATGCCCAGCTGCGTCAACAGCGTTGCGCCCTGTTCTGGCAGGTGCTCGAGCAGCGCATCCCCGACCTGCGCAGCCGTTGCCATCTGGTGATGGAAGGCACGCCGCTCACCCATCGCCATTTTCTTTCGGTGCATCAGGGCAGCTATGGCCCGGCGCTGTCTGCCGCCAAGGGGTTGTTTCCCGGGGTGCAGACACCGCTGAAGCGCTTGCTTCACTGCGGTGCCAGCACCTTTCCGGGGATCGGCATCCCGCCGGTGGCCGCCAGCGGCGCCATGGCCGCCCATGCGATCACCGGCAGGAGGGCGCAACGGGAGCTGCTCGCCTCACTCGGCCTTTGA
- a CDS encoding SIMPL domain-containing protein gives MAGESETINNATGPSLPLWRRTPPLVLPMLVLSAGLVIAGAVAVKGIRTAADTITVTGASTERIRSDYADWTVVVSGSGGSQQAAYQNLQPDLQRTLTFLREQGLPDEALQLAVLESNSNPVRNRVTGALISTEWIARQPIRISSADVDRIAKVSRAIGSLIGDGVSLTIQPPAYTYTKLEGKRVDMLAKATADARNRAVAIARQAGSGIGAITKADTGTFQITVPNSTEMGSYGSYDTRTIDKDITAVMGVTFRVQ, from the coding sequence ATGGCGGGCGAATCAGAGACCATCAACAACGCAACAGGGCCATCGCTGCCGCTCTGGCGCCGGACGCCACCGTTGGTGTTGCCGATGCTGGTGTTAAGCGCCGGTCTGGTGATCGCCGGAGCGGTCGCCGTAAAAGGGATCCGCACCGCCGCCGACACGATCACGGTGACTGGAGCAAGCACGGAACGCATCCGCAGCGACTACGCCGACTGGACCGTGGTGGTGTCGGGCAGTGGCGGCAGCCAGCAGGCGGCTTACCAGAATCTTCAACCCGATTTGCAACGCACCCTCACCTTCCTGCGTGAGCAAGGCCTGCCCGACGAGGCGCTGCAGCTCGCGGTGCTGGAGTCGAACAGCAATCCCGTGCGCAACCGGGTCACCGGTGCCCTGATCAGCACGGAGTGGATCGCCCGCCAGCCGATCCGGATCAGTTCCGCCGATGTCGATCGGATCGCCAAGGTGTCCCGAGCCATCGGCAGTCTGATCGGCGATGGCGTGTCATTGACGATCCAACCACCGGCCTACACCTACACCAAGCTGGAGGGGAAGCGGGTCGACATGCTCGCCAAGGCCACCGCCGATGCGCGCAACCGGGCTGTGGCCATCGCCCGCCAGGCCGGCTCCGGAATCGGCGCGATCACCAAAGCCGACACCGGCACCTTCCAGATCACCGTGCCCAATTCCACCGAGATGGGCAGCTACGGCTCCTATGACACCCGCACGATCGACAAAGACATCACCGCCGTGATGGGTGTGACGTTCCGGGTGCAATAG
- a CDS encoding rhomboid family intramembrane serine protease, translated as MLLPWILLGLAWLLELLDQLIGAGRWSLAMGPGTPWWTLFTAPFSHGGLGHLLTNSLVFVPLSYLVLIRGFKAYLAVWIGVILMEIPIWLLWPVGSHGLSGVIYGLLGYLLLIGWLERHPLALALSLTALLLYGSALPGLLPWLTPAGVSWIGHASGFAGGVVAALAVSRQQRRSSARP; from the coding sequence GTGCTGCTGCCCTGGATCCTGTTAGGCCTGGCCTGGCTGCTGGAGTTACTTGACCAGCTGATCGGTGCAGGGCGCTGGTCACTGGCCATGGGCCCAGGCACGCCCTGGTGGACGCTGTTCACCGCCCCGTTCAGCCATGGCGGCCTCGGGCATCTGCTGACCAACAGCCTGGTGTTTGTGCCCCTGAGCTATCTCGTGCTGATCCGAGGCTTCAAGGCCTACCTGGCCGTGTGGATCGGCGTGATCCTGATGGAGATTCCAATCTGGCTGCTCTGGCCGGTCGGCAGCCATGGGCTGTCGGGGGTGATCTACGGACTCCTGGGCTATCTGCTGCTGATCGGCTGGCTGGAGCGACACCCCCTGGCCCTGGCCCTCAGCCTGACGGCGCTGCTGCTCTACGGCAGCGCTTTGCCGGGGCTGCTTCCTTGGCTGACGCCAGCGGGAGTGAGCTGGATCGGCCACGCCAGCGGCTTTGCAGGTGGGGTCGTCGCCGCCCTAGCGGTGTCACGCCAACAGCGCCGATCCTCCGCCAGGCCCTGA
- the nth gene encoding endonuclease III, whose product MNKQQRAQRILERLNEHYPEPPIPLDHSDPFTLLVAVLLSAQCTDRKVNEVTPALFAAAPTPQALAALEEGEILSFIRQLGLAKTKARHLKKLAHILVEIHGGEVPRSFEELEALPGVGHKTASVVMAQAFGVPAFPVDTHIHRLAQRWGLSKGLSVERTEADLKALFPKEAWNRLHLQIIFYGRDHCTARGCDGTVCPLCRELYPKRRTPVTWRKP is encoded by the coding sequence TTGAACAAGCAGCAGCGGGCCCAGCGCATTCTTGAGCGCCTGAACGAGCACTATCCGGAGCCGCCGATCCCGCTCGACCACAGCGATCCCTTCACCCTTCTGGTGGCGGTGCTGCTCAGCGCCCAATGCACCGACCGCAAAGTCAACGAGGTGACGCCGGCTCTTTTCGCCGCCGCACCCACCCCCCAGGCACTCGCCGCCCTGGAGGAGGGCGAAATCCTGAGCTTCATCCGCCAGCTGGGTCTGGCGAAGACCAAGGCTCGCCATCTCAAGAAATTGGCTCACATCCTCGTGGAGATCCATGGCGGCGAGGTGCCACGCAGCTTTGAGGAGCTGGAGGCCCTACCCGGCGTGGGCCACAAAACAGCCAGCGTGGTGATGGCCCAGGCCTTTGGCGTGCCCGCGTTCCCGGTCGACACCCACATTCACCGACTGGCCCAGCGCTGGGGCCTCAGCAAGGGACTGAGCGTGGAACGCACCGAAGCCGACCTGAAGGCCCTCTTTCCGAAGGAGGCCTGGAATCGCCTGCACCTGCAGATCATTTTTTATGGCCGGGACCACTGCACGGCAAGGGGCTGCGATGGCACGGTGTGCCCGCTCTGCCGGGAGCTGTATCCCAAGCGCCGCACGCCCGTAACCTGGCGCAAGCCTTAG